In Streptomyces longhuiensis, the following proteins share a genomic window:
- a CDS encoding class I SAM-dependent methyltransferase, protein MDWSAWHDQYDLSDSWMARRLRTVQAHVRTALSEAPAGELRVISVCAGEGRDLLDVLAGHPRRDDVRARLVELDPRNTAAAAERVGRAGLWQVEVVTGDAAIVDQYEDMAPAELVLVCGVFGNITDADIERTIAACSHLCKVGGTVIWTRHRAAPDRVPQICEWFEAQGFELRWLSAPDAGFGVGVHRFVGTPQPLRRGTRLFEFVGYDVLRQAVTTEFIVRNEPTTYNEREP, encoded by the coding sequence ATGGACTGGAGCGCCTGGCACGATCAGTACGACCTGTCCGACTCGTGGATGGCACGGCGGCTGCGGACGGTTCAGGCACACGTCCGCACCGCCCTGTCTGAGGCCCCGGCTGGCGAATTGAGGGTCATTAGCGTCTGCGCCGGGGAAGGCCGCGATCTCCTGGACGTTCTGGCCGGGCATCCCCGCCGCGACGATGTGCGCGCGAGGCTGGTCGAGCTGGACCCACGCAACACTGCAGCTGCAGCGGAAAGGGTCGGCCGGGCCGGCCTGTGGCAGGTGGAGGTTGTCACAGGCGACGCCGCCATTGTTGACCAGTACGAGGACATGGCTCCTGCGGAACTCGTCCTGGTCTGCGGCGTCTTCGGCAACATCACCGACGCCGATATAGAGCGCACCATCGCGGCATGCAGTCACCTGTGCAAGGTCGGCGGCACCGTCATCTGGACGCGACACCGCGCCGCGCCCGACCGTGTACCTCAGATCTGTGAATGGTTCGAAGCGCAGGGCTTCGAACTGCGTTGGCTCTCAGCACCGGACGCGGGCTTCGGGGTCGGTGTGCACCGGTTCGTCGGCACGCCTCAACCCCTACGCCGCGGCACCCGCCTGTTTGAGTTCGTCGGCTACGACGTCCTCCGTCAGGCCGTCACAACGGAATTCATCGTCCGTAACGAGCCCACGACGTACAACGAGCGCGAGCCGTAG
- a CDS encoding phospholipase D-like domain-containing protein, whose product MKRTFTLITALVVTALSLTSAEAAVKKAKDPLSCESRTFTSTPGPRFNDPEDPAAQMKIMGSIIESINSASCGQTIRVSMYSMSNAQPGPDFANALIAAHQRGVIVKALMDAHSDNAIWQSMVTELGNDPRASSFAALCPGGCLTHYAGSSLHAKYYMLSGGSDANRTVTVSSANPTAAQASTAWNSSATVKGNVALYNSYVSYFTAMSKGALNGPGPLAPDYYSSTSGTAARTLSPPSYQWPKARDKSDTWVDFLNNIKAPATINIAMFQWTSHGEPGDKNYLELPKKLVSLAQTGVKIHILFTAGQVDNSVQSYLKNRPNIDVHDTSHGTDANGNALHYTHDKYMMISGSYAGVANSRLVFVGSSNWTSNGIWHNDETDLKLVGQSSYDTFMTDWQNQYDRCCGTAARQLGAEQRAENTAREIPIDPKQIQE is encoded by the coding sequence ATGAAGCGAACGTTCACGTTAATCACCGCACTGGTCGTCACCGCGCTGTCGCTGACATCCGCGGAGGCCGCGGTCAAGAAGGCCAAGGACCCGCTCAGTTGCGAGTCTCGGACGTTCACCTCCACCCCGGGACCGCGCTTCAACGACCCGGAGGACCCCGCCGCCCAGATGAAGATCATGGGCTCGATCATCGAGTCGATCAACAGCGCCAGCTGCGGGCAGACCATTCGCGTCTCGATGTACTCGATGAGCAACGCACAGCCGGGCCCGGACTTCGCCAACGCCCTGATCGCCGCGCACCAGCGCGGCGTCATCGTCAAGGCGCTGATGGACGCCCACAGCGACAATGCGATCTGGCAGTCGATGGTCACCGAGTTGGGCAACGACCCGCGAGCCTCCAGCTTCGCCGCGCTGTGCCCGGGCGGCTGCCTGACCCACTACGCCGGCTCCTCCCTGCACGCGAAGTACTACATGCTCAGCGGCGGGAGCGATGCGAACAGGACGGTGACCGTCAGCAGCGCCAACCCCACCGCCGCCCAGGCCAGCACGGCGTGGAACAGCAGCGCCACCGTCAAGGGCAACGTCGCGCTGTACAACTCCTACGTCAGCTACTTCACCGCGATGTCCAAGGGGGCGCTCAATGGCCCGGGCCCGCTGGCGCCCGACTACTACAGCTCCACCAGCGGCACGGCCGCCAGGACGCTGTCCCCGCCCTCCTATCAGTGGCCCAAGGCACGCGACAAGAGCGATACCTGGGTCGACTTCCTGAACAACATCAAGGCGCCGGCCACGATCAACATCGCCATGTTCCAGTGGACCTCTCACGGGGAGCCGGGCGACAAGAACTATCTGGAGCTGCCGAAGAAGCTGGTGAGCCTGGCACAAACCGGCGTCAAGATCCACATTCTTTTCACCGCCGGTCAGGTCGACAACAGCGTGCAGAGCTACCTGAAGAACCGGCCGAACATCGACGTGCACGACACCAGCCACGGCACCGACGCGAACGGCAACGCTCTGCACTACACGCACGACAAGTACATGATGATCAGCGGCAGTTACGCGGGCGTGGCCAACTCCAGACTCGTGTTCGTCGGTTCCTCGAACTGGACGAGCAATGGCATCTGGCACAACGACGAGACGGACCTGAAGCTGGTCGGCCAGTCCAGCTACGACACGTTCATGACGGACTGGCAGAACCAGTACGACCGCTGCTGCGGGACCGCGGCGCGGCAGTTGGGCGCCGAGCAGCGCGCCGAGAACACGGCACGGGAGATCCCGATCGATCCGAAGCAGATCCAGGAATAG